The following are encoded together in the Zingiber officinale cultivar Zhangliang chromosome 8A, Zo_v1.1, whole genome shotgun sequence genome:
- the LOC122011310 gene encoding cytochrome B5-like translates to MRQLVRIPDFARHSKIQRSKGFVVMAAAEESTQWQMPQITKTGPDAELGLGHEAASLFLLFARESLKAYSPSEISLHASQKDCWLSIHGKVYDVTGFMGEHPGGEEALLQAAAGGDASQAFEEVGHSSTATAMMKDLLIGTVEGYSSGPPKPFFGTILPQQEAKTDSSSGVSAFLLPLLALAVAVAAWYYFNFLA, encoded by the exons ATGCGTCAACTTGTGCGGATTCCTGATTTTGCAAGGCATTCTAAAATTCAAAGGAGCAAGGGCTTCGTTGTCATGGCCGCAGCAGAAGAGTCAACGCAATGGCAGATGCCGCAAATCACTAAAACAGGCCCTGACGCGGAACTTGGACTTGGACATGAAGCTGCATCTCTCTTTCTCTT ATTCGCTAGGGAGTCCTTGAAGGCATACTCTCCCTCGGAGATCTCCCTCCACGCCTCCCAGAAAGACTGCTGGTTGTCTATCCACGGCAAG GTCTACGATGTGACTGGCTTTATGGGGGAGCATCCGGGAGGGGAGGAAGCTCTCCTTCAGGCAGCAG CCGGTGGAGACGCTTCGCAAGCGTTTGAGGAGGTGGGGCACAGCTCCACTGCCACCGCCATGATGAAGGATCTTTTGATCGGCACCGTCGAGGGTTATTCTTCAGGGCCGCCCAAGCCGTTCTTCGGGACCATACTGCCGCAGCAGGAGGCGAAGACGGACTCTTCCTCCGGAGTCTCTGCTTTCCTCCTCCCTCTTCTCGCTCTCGCCGTAGCCGTTGCTGCTTGGTATTACTTCAACTTCCTTGCCTAG